One Platichthys flesus chromosome 14, fPlaFle2.1, whole genome shotgun sequence genomic region harbors:
- the onecut3b gene encoding hepatocyte nuclear factor 6 produces the protein MELTMENIHSVSSHSQVGDLMSSHHARPSPSSSSNNRNLVSHAPGARSAMVTGMGSLMDGSGGDYRTDPSGLSGHLHPSISMCENGMSLSNTYTTLTPLQHLPPISTVSDKFHHPHSHHHAAAHQRLSAGNVSGSFTLMREDHRGLASMGNLYSHYPKEMSVSGMGHGSLSPLSSGLGSLHNSQQPLSAYGPSAHLSAETKMISPVTGFESHASMLSRSDQDHLARSLGGHGHSMISNLNGMHHHPHSHLHSQVNGAVMLGDRDRHGHGAGQGVAGSNVQAEEINTKEVAQRITAELKRYSIPQAIFAQRILSRSQGTLSDLLRNPKPWSKLKSGRETFRRMWKWLQEPEFQRMSALRLAACKRKEEDRGRERSQVPKKQRLVFTDLQRRTLVAIFRENRRPSKEMQITISQQLGLELTTVSNFFMNSRRRCTDRWGTEELGHGMHGHVHTPHGNGNNNNNSQIQPGTSSASTFSKA, from the exons CGCACGGTCAGCCATGGTCACAGGCATGGGCTCGCTCATGGATGGCTCCGGCGGGGATTACCGGACAGACCCGTCCGGGCTCTCCGGTCACCTGCACCCGTCCATCAGCATGTGCGAGAACGGGATGAGCCTCAGCAACACGTACACCACCCTGACGCCCCTGCAGCATCTACCTCCAATATCCACCGTCTCGGATAAGTTTCACCACCCGCACTCGCACCACCACGCTGCCGCCCATCAACGACTCTCTGCCGGGAACGTCAGCGGCAGCTTCACGCTGATGCGGGAGGACCACCGGGGGCTCGCCTCCATGGGCAACCTGTACAGTCACTACCCCAAAGAGATGTCCGTTTCTGGAATGGGCCACGGCTCGCTATCCCCTCTGTCTAGCGGGCTGGGCTCGTTGCACAACTCCCAGCAGCCGCTTTCGGCATACGGTCCGAGTGCGCACCTCTCCGCCGAAACCAAGATGATCTCTCCGGTGACAGGTTTTGAGTCCCACGCCTCCATGCTGTCCAGAAGTGACCAAGATCATCTGGCGAGGAGTTTAGGCGGTCACGGCCACAGCATGATCTCCAACCTCAACGGCATGCACCATCACCCGCACAGTCATCTCCACTCCCAGGTGAACGGCGCGGTGATGCTCGGGGACCGGGATAGGCACGGCCACGGAGCCGGCCAGGGAGTAGCAGGGTCGAACGTTCAAGCGGAGGAGATCAACACAAAGGAGGTAGCTCAGAGGATAACGGCCGAGTTGAAGCGTTACTCCATCCCGCAGGCAATATTCGCCCAGAGGATCTTGAGCCGGTCGCAGGGGACCCTCTCAGACCTCCTAAGGAACCCCAAACCCTGGAGTAAGCTCAAGTCAGGCCGGGAGACCTTCAGGAGGATGTGGAAGTGGCTGCAGGAGCCCGAGTTTCAGCGGATGTCTGCTCTCCGGCTCGCCG caTGTAAACGTAAGGAGGAGGACCGAGGACGAGAGCGTAGCCAGGTGCCAAAGAAGCAGCGACTGGTCTTCACCGACCTGCAGCGTCGCACCTTGGTAGCCATCTTCAGAGAGAACCGCCGCCCCTCCAAGGAGATGCAGATCACCATCTCCCAGCAGCTGGGCCTTGAGCTCACCACCGTCTCCAACTTCTTCATGAACTCACGCCGCCGCTGTACGGACCGCTGGGGCACAGAGGAGCTGGGCCACGGGATGCACGGCCACGTGCACACGCCTCACGGAaacggcaacaacaacaacaactcacaGATCCAACCCGGTACCTCCTCTGCGTCCACGTTTTCTAAGGCCTGA